Part of the Desulfobacterales bacterium genome, TAGGACATCGCAGCGCCGGTAGGCTTCCATTTCGATCTCCGACCGCTGCAGGCAGCTCAGGTGGACGCCTTCGGACAAAAGCCGTGCGGGGAGAAAGGGCTGCCGGGAGTTGGTGGCGGTAACGATGATATCGACGTCTTCGGCGGCATCATTCGGGCTATCAGCCGACTGCACCGGTATTTCAAGGAGGGTTTCCATTTCCTTTGAAAACCGTGCACGGTTTTCGCGGGTCGGGCTGAACACCTTGATATGCTGAATATCTCTGACTTCAGCCAGGGCTGTCAGCTGGGTAACCGCCTGCCAACCGGAACCGAAAATACCGACCCGGGCAGCGTCTTTTCTGGCAAGGTGCCTGGCGGCAAGCCCATTGGTGCCGCCGACCCGCATGCGCGACAGATAACCGTCCTGTATGATCGCCAGGAGCTCTCCGGTAATGGAGCTGAAAAGTAAAATCAACCCCAGCCACTTGCCGTTTTGAACCGGCAGCTTTACCCGCCGCCGCAGGTTGCCGAAAAGCGGCCAGGTGCACACGTCCGAGCTGAAGCGAAGCGCCGCCACCTTAAAAGCAGGGGAGGCGCCCCCCATTGTTTTGAGATAGTGGGCCGCCAGATCATTTTGTTCATTGGCAAGGGGCACATGCAGGTCCTGACGCGGAAACGTCACCGACTCACCCCGGCCCAGTTCACCGTAGACAACATCCAGTGCGTCGATGGTATCCTTCATGGTCAGGACCTGATCTACATCGGAATTGGACAGCATTAAAACCATCAGAATATCTCCATAAAATAGGGCTTTATAACTTTTGAATAGGTTTGTGGAATTGGTCCGTTCGTATTTTATAAAAGGCTCACGCCTAAAATCCCAAAAGATGCATCATTTCCTATTTCGAGCTTAACAGTGTCATAAACACCCGAACCGGAAGAGTCAACCGGTTCGTCTTAAAGCGTTGTTCTGAGGCCAACGTAAAACACCAGGTAAACTGCCAGGACAAATGAAGCGGCAATAATCGTACTGATTTTCCAGGAACGTTTGGCAAAAAACCTGAGAAACGCCAAAAGAAAAATCGGTATCGCTATCATAAAGCCCAAAAAATTGATTCCCAAGGCCAGGACAATGATCCATGCCCAGACTTCAAGGATTTTGCGGCCTTCACCCGGCAGCGGCGCCTTCTGGTGTTTAAGCGGCTTTTTAGCGGAGGCTTCAGGGTCTGCATCCTGCTTTTTGCCTGCACGTTTAGACTTTACGATTGAATTGGCAAGATGAATAACCGAAAAGGCCAAACCCGGGATGGAGAGGGTTAATGGAACGATTCTCGGCCGTTTGGCATACCCCCAGCCCAGGATAACAAACATGGCGAAGATGATTACCAGTAATGTCGCAAAGCCAATTTCTTCAGCTTTTTTCATCGGAAACTCCACTTCCTGTTGATGTTCATCCGGCGAGATTTTCACTCCGGCGCCGCAGAACCGGTTTTAAAAATGACCAACCGATCACGATGACAGACAAAACGACCAAAACCATTGCAATCGGACGGTAAATAAAATCACCGCCGAAAATCCGGATGGATAAAAACAGGTTTTGCTCGACAATCCGGCCCAGAACCAGGCCCAGCAAAAGAGCGGCCCGGGAAAAGTTCAATCGTTTCATCTCGAAACCGATGATCCCCAGAACAATGGCAACAACAATATCACCCATGCTGTTGGTGGTCATATAGGCGCCGATAAAGCAAACCGAAATAATGATCGGCGCCAGCACGGATCCTTCCAGAAAGGTGATTTTTGCCAGACGCTTGGCCAGCAGCATCATGATGGCGGCCCCGCCGACATTGGCAATGGCAAGGGTCCACACCATGGCAAAGGTAAGATCCAGCTTTTCATCCAGCAGCGCCGCGCCGGGCGTAATCCCGACGATCAGGAGCGCACCCAGCAGAATGGCCATGGAACCGCTGCCGGGAATACCGAAGGCAATGGTGGGAACCAGCGCGCCGCCCTCCTTGGCGTTGTTGGCGGCCTCCGGTGCGATGACGCCGCCGATATTGCCTTTGCCGTATTCAACTTCCCCTTTTTTTGCGGTTTGTGCGGCCTGCCCGTAGGCCAGAAAGCAGGCCACGTCCCCACCCAGACCGGGGATAATGCCGATGATGACACCCAGGATGCAGGAGCGTACAAACAGGCCCCAGTGTCTGAAAACATCCATAACGCCGGTCCAGGGGCCGGTTAACGTGGCTTGTTTTTCAGGTTTGGCAATGGAACCGCCCTTTACCAGCAGATCCACCATTTCAGCGATGGCAAACAGCCCGATGACCGAGGGAACCAGCTTGATTCCATCCCACAGATAGATGAGATCAAAGGTGTAGCGTTTGGTGCCGACAATGAGTTCTTCTCCGATTAAAGAGATCATCAGGCCCAGCAACCCGGC contains:
- a CDS encoding ornithine cyclodeaminase family protein, yielding MVLMLSNSDVDQVLTMKDTIDALDVVYGELGRGESVTFPRQDLHVPLANEQNDLAAHYLKTMGGASPAFKVAALRFSSDVCTWPLFGNLRRRVKLPVQNGKWLGLILLFSSITGELLAIIQDGYLSRMRVGGTNGLAARHLARKDAARVGIFGSGWQAVTQLTALAEVRDIQHIKVFSPTRENRARFSKEMETLLEIPVQSADSPNDAAEDVDIIVTATNSRQPFLPARLLSEGVHLSCLQRSEIEMEAYRRCDVLFINLNSPEHNYTSTLFSKREQELNMEVRDHPWTYDKFDWGSYPTLGQLVNGIVPGRTDDKQITAFINNIGVAAQFAAVGAKVFELASAQDLGQKLDSEMFLEDVHP
- a CDS encoding tripartite tricarboxylate transporter permease, which codes for MIEALWDGLVLVFSWPAIGYMSIGVLFGLFMGFTPGIGGPVTLALVLPFSFSLDEVSAVAFLLGTHSVVVTGGSVSAILFGVPGAGPNAATLIDGFPLAQKGEAGRAIGAALAASALGGVFGTVVLACIIPVLRPVVLVFGPPEFFMLAILGVVFLATLSGDEPLKGVIAGLLGLMISLIGEELIVGTKRYTFDLIYLWDGIKLVPSVIGLFAIAEMVDLLVKGGSIAKPEKQATLTGPWTGVMDVFRHWGLFVRSCILGVIIGIIPGLGGDVACFLAYGQAAQTAKKGEVEYGKGNIGGVIAPEAANNAKEGGALVPTIAFGIPGSGSMAILLGALLIVGITPGAALLDEKLDLTFAMVWTLAIANVGGAAIMMLLAKRLAKITFLEGSVLAPIIISVCFIGAYMTTNSMGDIVVAIVLGIIGFEMKRLNFSRAALLLGLVLGRIVEQNLFLSIRIFGGDFIYRPIAMVLVVLSVIVIGWSFLKPVLRRRSENLAG
- a CDS encoding tripartite tricarboxylate transporter TctB family protein, yielding MKKAEEIGFATLLVIIFAMFVILGWGYAKRPRIVPLTLSIPGLAFSVIHLANSIVKSKRAGKKQDADPEASAKKPLKHQKAPLPGEGRKILEVWAWIIVLALGINFLGFMIAIPIFLLAFLRFFAKRSWKISTIIAASFVLAVYLVFYVGLRTTL